A genomic segment from Hypomesus transpacificus isolate Combined female chromosome 13, fHypTra1, whole genome shotgun sequence encodes:
- the bsk146 gene encoding serine/threonine-protein kinase SBK1 gives MSLSPLVSRASMDILDELQLIAAQNLERLEVNKYYEVIRELGKGTYGKVDLVVHKIRGTKMALKFLKKKSTKLKSFLREYSISLYLSPCPFIINMFGIAFETDDYYVFAQEYALAGDLFDIIPPQVGLPEAIAKRCAHQVALALDYLHSKKLVHRDIKPENILIFDRECRKVRLSDFGMTRRAGSPVKRVSGTIPYTAPELCDASRHEGFSVDYSTDVWAFGVLLFCMLTGNFPWEKALPSDSFYQEFVRWQRRRAAPFPSQWRRFTEQALRLFRRLLSVEQERRCSVKEVFGHFSHTWMLDGDAAGGGGGGSGERERGGGGGGGREEAEGTSSSSSSGEEDEEVLVERMKQQTLSPLSPMSPLSPLSPMSVERGSAGVKGGLMEPRGGHHFVSVSTTSSLSSTNSYERMPRDNNSPGGRILVATPIEICV, from the exons atgAGCTTGTCTCCGCTGGTCTCACGCGCCTCCATGGATATCCTGGACGAGCTGCAGCTCATCGCTGCTCAGAACCTGGAAAGGTTAGAGGTCAACAAGTACTATGAGGTCATCAGGGAGCTGGGCAAGGGCACGTACGGGAAGGTGGACCTGGTGGTCCACAAGATCAGAG GCACGAAGATGGCCCTGAagttcctgaagaagaagagcaCCAAGCTGAAGTCGTTCCTGAGGGAGTACAGCATCTCCCTCTACCTGTCCCCCTGCCCCTTCATCATCAACATGTTCGGCATCGCCTTCGAGACGGACGACTACTACGTGTTTGCCCAGGAGTACGCTCTGGCAGGGGACCTCTTCGACATCATCCCTCCACAG gtgGGTCTCCCGGAGGCGATAGCGAAGAGGTGTGCCCACCAGGTGGCGCTGGCCCTGGACTACCTCCACAGCAAGAAGCTGGTCCACCGAGACATCAAGCCGGAGAACATCCTGATCTTCGACCGGGAGTGTCGCAAGGTCCGGCTGTCTGACTTCGGCATGACGCGCCGTGCGGGCTCTCCCGTCAAACGG gtgagcGGCACCATTCCCTACACGGCCCCGGAGCTGTGCGACGCGTCCCGCCACGAGGGCTTCAGCGTGGACTACAGCACGGACGTGTGGGCGTTCGGCGTGCTCCTCTTCTGCATGCTCACCGGCAACTTCCCCTGGGAGAAGGCCCTGCCCTCCGACTCCTTCTACCAGGAGTTTGTCCGCTGGCAGCGGCGGCGGGCGGCGCCGTTCCCCTCCCAGTGGCGGCGCTtcaccgagcaggcgctcaggttGTTCCGGAGGCTTCTGTCCGTGGAGCAGGAGCGCCGCTGCTCCGTCAAGGAGGTGTTCGGCCACTTCAGCCACACCTGGATGCTGGACGGGGACgcggcgggaggaggaggaggagggagcggagagagggagagggggggaggaggaggaggggggagggaggaggccgaGGGGACCAGCTCGTCGTCCTCGtcgggggaggaggacgaggaggtgcTGGTGGAGAGGATGAAGCAGCAGACTCTCTCGCCCCTGTCCCCCATGTCgcctctctcgcccctctcgcCCATGTCGGTGGAGCGAGGGTCCGCGGGGGTGAAGGGAGGCCTGATGGAGCCCAGAGGAGGGCACCACTTTGTCTCCGTCTCCACCACCAGCTCCCTGTCGTCCACCAACAGCTACGAGCGCATGCCCCGAGACAACAACTCGCCTGGCGGACGCATTCTGGTGGCCACGCCCATCGAGATCTGTGTCTGA